The sequence ATACGCTGGATATTTTTTAACTCCAGGATAGTAAGTAAAGGAAGTTTAAAGGATCCTGACATGTCACCAGATGTGTCAGGATTTTTCTATGTTGTAATATACACATGGACGAAAGTTCTATATCAGCAAGGCAATACATATAGAAAAACGTTTGAAGCTAAGGAGGAAAATAATGAAAAAGATCTCTTATATTGAAAAACCAGAGGAATGGGAGAAGGACTTTATGTTTCATGTTCCGATTAAAGTACGATTTTCAGAAACGGATATGTTTGGTCATATGAACAATACTGCTCCGTTTATATATTTTGAGGAAGCTAGAATTGAATTTATGAAATCTATTGGAATCTTTGACATTGCAAGCTCAGAAATGGAGAGTATTCCGGTTGTAGCAGATTTACAATGTGATTTTCATCAACAAATTTACTTTGATGATCAACTTACATTGTACGTGAAGGTAAACCATATAGGTACAACTTCATATGATCTTC is a genomic window of Pontibacillus yanchengensis containing:
- a CDS encoding acyl-CoA thioesterase encodes the protein MKKISYIEKPEEWEKDFMFHVPIKVRFSETDMFGHMNNTAPFIYFEEARIEFMKSIGIFDIASSEMESIPVVADLQCDFHQQIYFDDQLTLYVKVNHIGTTSYDLHYMALNRSQQPCLTGRGRIVQINQDTGKPVEIPQEIKGLLVTK